ACGAAAGCACCGCCGGGATTTGGCTCCGGTACATGTTGGGAGACAAATGATGACACACACTTCTGATACGCCGTTGCTCTTGTGGTTTCAGCAGCAGCAAACCGCGCCGGGCTGGTTTGATTTGCTGAGCGTAATGATTGACGGCATGGTAAACAACGTCGGTGAAGCGGAAAGCCTGCCGTTCCTGCGACAGATGGGTGATGCAATGGCGGAACGCACGCCGCTTCCGCCGTCGGAAACCGTGGGCGAACTGGAAGCCAATATCAATGCGCAACTGGCGCTGTTCAACTGGGGTTTTATCGATATCGATACCCGTGATGACGGGCTGGCATTTCGTCATCAGGGCTTGCCGGTCGCGCGGGAAGAAGCGCACCGGAAGCGCTGGTGCTTTGCTTTTTGCGCCGTGCTTGAGGGGCTGTATACCCGCTGGATGCAAGAGCAGGGTGGTGCGGCAGGTCTCGTTTTTACCCGCGAAAGGCTCTATTCTGTGTCGGATGTTCTCTTCCGTTACGCTAACCCAAGTGAGTAAACCCATGTTGAAGCGCGTATTCGCCGCTCTGGTGGTGATGGTGAGTCTGTTGTTTACGTCATTTTCCCAGGCTTCTGCGGCCTGGGATAGTTATAAAGCCCGTTTTTTAATGCCGGATGGACGCGTCGTCGATACCGGTAATAAAAGTGTTTCCCATACTGAAGGCCAGGGTTACGCCATGTTGATGGCGGTGGCCAGTGATGACAGAGCTGCCTTTGACAGCATGTGGAACTGGACGAATAAGACCCTGAGAAATAAAGATAACGGCCTCTTTTTCTGGCGTTATAACCCGGTGGAAGCCGATCCTGTTGCTGATAAAAACGATGCGACGGATGGCGATGTTCTGCTGGCCTGGGCGCTGCTGAAAGCGGGGCAGCGCTGGAATGTTCCGGCTTATACCAGCGCGTCGGACGCTATTACGCAGGCCGTGCTGAAACATACCGTGGTGAGTTATGCCGGTTACCGCGTGATGCTGCCAGGCGCGAACGGCTTCAACCTCAACACCTATGTGAACCTGAATCCCGCCTATTTCATCTTCCCGGCGTGGCAGGATTTCGCGAAACGAAGCCATCAAGTGGTGTGGCGCGATTTGATCGCCGACGGGCAAAAGCTGCTGGGGAAAATGCGCTTTGGCAAAGCACAGCTCCCGACAGACTGGGTTTCGCTGGCGGCGGATGGCAAGCTTTCCCCGGCAAAAGAGTGGCCGCCACGCATGAGTTATGATGCTATCCGTATTCCGCTGTATATCAGCTGGCAGGATCCGCAAAGCGCGCTGCTGATGCCGTGGCGTAGCTGGTGGCAGGGCTTTAGCCGCAATCAGACGCCGGCCTGGGTGAATGTGGCGACCAACGAAACGGCGCCGTATATGATGAATGACGGTCTGCTGGCGGTACGTGATTTAACGCTGGGAGAACCGCTGGCCGAGCCGCAAATCACCGCGCAGGATGATTACTACTCTGCCAGCCTGAAGATGCTGGTGTGGCTGGCGCAGCAGCGCTAACCGATTGACCCTCTCCCTTGCGGGAGAGGGCGCAGGACGTTACTGCGGATACGGTACCCAGTCGCCGCCGTTCAGGCGAACATACGGCTTGTTCTGGTACTGCAACACAATGGCGTTGGCGTTTTCAGAAACCGGTGCCGTTTGCGGCAGATTGCTGGTGAGCTGCTGCCAGTTGACGCTGTCCTCGGTGAAGATTTTGCCATCCAGCACCCGTGTCACCAGTTCTGATATCGCCAGGAAGCTGCTCGGCTGGTTAATCTCAATCGGCGCGCCCTGATGCGGCGCTTTCATGCCGAAGAATTTAATCGCTGTCGGTACATTGGTAATTGACGGGCTGGGGATATCACGCAGGCCGGAAACCTGCATTTTGTCGCCCTTCAGCGCCGCGCCGTGTTCCGGCACCAGCACCACCATCACTTTCCGCCCGGATTTCTCCAGCTGCGTGAAGAAGGCATCCAGCTCATCAAACAGTTTCTGCGCGCGCAGTTTGTAATCCGCCGTTTTACGATCGCCGGGATAGTGGTTCCCGTCGTGCAGCGGCAGCAGGTTGTAGAAGGTTGCGGTGCGTTGCCCCTGTTTGAAGCTGTCCGACTCCATCCAGCGGTTCAGCACGGCAGTATCGTCATAGACCGGCGAACCATCAAAAGAGAGCAGTACAGGCGGCAGGCCAGACTGATCCATCAATGGTACCTGCACGCCGCCGTTATCGCGGATCTCTTTCAGGAAACCGCCGAACTCGCCGTTATGGTCCATCATCAACTGCTGGGTAAAGCCCAGTTTCGCCAGATTATCAAACAGATAGCATTGGTTATTGGCCTGCTGATAGAGGTTTTTGTGCGACGACTGGCCGCAGCTGGCGCGCAACAGACGAATCGCCGCCGGGCCGCTGTAAGCGGTGGCAGAGTTGAAGTGTTTAAATACGATGTCGAAGTGCGACCACAGCGGGTGCGACATCAGCCCTGCTGCTTCAATATCATCCCACGAAAGGGAACAGATATTGATGACCAGCAGATCAAACGGCTGGGCGTCAGCGGGAAGCTGCGCCGGGAAAGTGCTCTGGCGCTTCTCTTCTGAGGCGTAGAAACTGGCAAGATAAGCATTCAGGTTTTCCGTGGTCGGCGGCGCGGTTTGCGCAGGCATATCGCCCACTACCGGGGTATCGCCTGCCGCCGCGACGGTTGCTGCCGCACCGCCGCCGGTTGTGGTCACCGTGGTGGTTGGCTGGCCGCCTGGCCACAAGTTAAATGCCGGTCCGGTCAGGGTCAGCACGTTCAGCCAGATCATAATGGCAACGACAAACACAGTAACGCGGATCCACTGTGATAAAAACAGCCACGCCACCAGCAGGACAAAAACCCCGCCAATCATTTGCCAGTTGATAAAACGGGTCACCAGATCAAGCAGATAGTCGGCGCTGAAACCCGCGACCTGCGAGCCCTGGCTCATCATACTTTCCGGGCCAGGCAGCCAGGTGTCATGCCAGAAGAGACCAAAACCAATCGGCAGTGCGATCCAGTGACGCAGACGATGTAACCTCATGCGCGGCAACGGCATCAGCAGGAATGCCATAAAAACCAGGTTCAGCAACGGATGAAAGTTAAGGTAGCCCGCCCATAACAGACCGAATTTCAGCAGAAAATAGAAGTTCCAGCCGGAGAGGCCGCGCCAGTATTGCCACAGCGGCGAAGGCGTTGAAGTGGTCATCGATGAATTAGTCATGTTTGCGGTCTGCCTTGACGAACGATTCCCGGCGCAATATTCCTGCCGGTTTTACATAGCGAGGTCTGGTAAACAAGATCCGAAATGCGGACCGGATAGGGCGTATCCAGTGGCGCGCAAGATAACCCAGCGGGAAAAAGATCAGTGCGCAGAAGATGATAAGCTGAACGATATCGCTGACTGACATCATGATGTGCGCTCCGTGGTGTCACTGAATAAGCGGTAAGGCTCCGGAATACGGCGCCAGCCTGTACCGTCATGTTCGGCGTTAATGACTTTCTTCATTCCGGCAGTGTCAGGCAGCGGTTTAGCCAGTTTTTCCGGCGTCAGCATACGCATCTGCACCAGTTCCGCGGCAATCTGATTATCTTCAAACCACACCATCCGGTTTGAGAAGATATCCGCCGTTGGCAGCGGGAAAATGTGGTTCAGGGCGGTATCAAGATCGTTGACACGGCAAAAGGACAAAAACAGCACCAGCCGGTTGTCGCTCATGCTGACAATATCCCCCACGCGATTAGGGCGACAAAGGGTAAGTGCTTGTTCGACGCGAATACCCGGTACCGGGCGCAGCGCAACCATTACCCCTTTGCCATCCGGCGGCAACAGTTGGTTATTGACCATATTGCTTATCGCATCGCAGAAGATATTCCACGGCTGGTAGCCGCGCAGCTTCAGAGGCTGGGTCATGGAAAGCAGGGTGGTGATATCTTCCGGCACCAGCCGGTTGAATTGTTGCCCCTGCACGCTTTCAATCAGAGTCAGGCAGCGCGATAGCGGCGCGTTCCAGGGAATAACCATATTCGCGCCGCAGCCCAGCAATAATCGCTCATCGGTCGCGCGCAGGCTGGCCTGACTTTCACGGACGATAATTTTTAAACCGCTGCCGCGCTGGCGGCGCAGGGTATGTACCTGGCGGGCGATACTGTCGATCTGGTTGTTTTGCGCCAGGGAAAAAATCAGCGTTGCCGCCTGGCTTGAACGGGCTTCTTCAAACAGCGCTTCGTTTGTTTCAAATAAAGACCAATATTCGGAAAGCGGCGGCGCACCTTCCAGAACCGCCACATTACTTAATATTCTTTTTTCATCGCTGCGCGGTTGTACGGCGGTTTCTTCCTGCTTCGCTAATTGCCACCGGTCATCATGATGATGAAGAATCAGTTGCTGGCGGGCGCTGATCCCTTTTTCATTACACCACCAGGCAACATCATAAAGATGCATACCGTTTTGATAGCGTAAACTTGCCAGACCAAACAGTGAGCGATATTCACTCATCAAAATCGAGGCTTGTTTGTCATTGTTATTGCCGGGATTAATAACCAGCAAAGTACAATTATGATATTTCGCCCACTCATGCGTTTTTTCTAACCATTGATGTATTTTGGGGCCAGGAACATTCTGCCAGGCATTATTAGCACAGAGCAGTATAAGTAAATAATTCTCAGGCTCAATGGTGCAGAGTAAATCGCGGGCGAAAAAGTATAGGCTATTACTCTGGTTTGGCATGGAAAATAGACGAATTTTTTGGGGGCCGTGATCTTTATCCAGTTTAAGGATGCCCCGTAGATCGTGGTCCATACCGATAACCGCGACATTTGCCTCGGTATCTTGTTGTGCAATAGTTTGATTAATAAGGCTAACTGCATCAGTTTCGCGATCGGCATTTAACCACCAAACGCCGCCTGTAGGCATATGACGCAATTCGTCCCATAAAGACTGAATGCCAATAGAAAATATGGGGTCCACGATGTCCCTCTTGAAACAAATTTATCTGTATCTCAGTTTACTAGCGAAAGCTGAGAAATAAACCTAACATTGAAATTAAAGAACATCAGTTTTAGCATGTAAATGAATTTTGTCGGGCATGATGCCTTGCTACAATCAGTGCATGTGTTTTCTATTCAAATGGATCGGGCCAGAATGCATAACAATGAACCAAAAACGCAAACAGACCCAACTCTGGGTTATACATTCCAGAATGATTTTTTGGCGCTGAGCAAGGCTTTTTCTCTACCCGAAATAGATTACGCCGATATTTCCCAGCGTGAACAGTTGGCTGCGGCTATTAAGCGCTGGCCGTTGCTGGCTGAATTATCCCGTCAACAATAAGGCAACAGTAGATGGCCATTTTGGGATTACAGGGGATCCGCGGCGGTGTGGGTACAACATCGATTACAGCGGCTCTGGCCTGGTCATTGCAATTATTAGGCGAATCGGTGCTGGTTATTGATGCCAGCCCTGACAATCTGCTGCGCCTTTCATTTAATGTCGATTTTGCCAGCCGTGGCGGTTGGGCGCGCTCCGTGCTTGATGGTCAGGACTGGCGCGATGCCGGTTTGCGCTACACTTCGCAGCTTGATGTATTGCCGTTCGGCCAACTCACGACGAACGAGTGGGATGTTATTCATCAGCATGACGCGTTAAACCAACTTGCTGCTCTTTTACAGGCGTTAAAAACGCAGCAACAGTATCACTGGGTGCTCATCGATCTGCCGCACGGTTTTTCACCGTTGACGCGGCAATTCGTCGCCGCGTGCGATCATGTTTTCACCATTATCAAACCCGATATCAATTGTCATATTCGCCTGCATCAGCAGCCGCTGCCTGCGGGGTCGCATATTCTGATTAACGACCTGCGGATCGGTAGCCAGTTGCAGGACGATTTGTGGCAGGTCTGGTTGCAAAGCCAGACGCGCATCCTGCCGACGACTATCCATCGTGATGAAGCGCTGGCGGAGTGTCTGGCATCGAAACAACCGCTGGGGGAATACCGCAGCGACTCGCTGGCCGCAGAAGAGATGGTGACGCTGGCGAACTGGTGCCTGCTACATTGCGCAAAGCCGCGCGAAGGTGGTGAGCGAGAGGGGAGCCGGCCATGAGCGGTCCCGCCAGCTGGTTGTTGATTCCGCCGGTCAGCGCACGCTTACGCGCGCGCTATCAGCACTATCGCCAGCATGGCGCCTCGTGGTTCAGCGCAGCTTCTGGCTGCTTCTGGGTGATCCTCGCCTGGCTGTTTATCCCGCTTGAACATCCGCGCTGGCAGCAGTTACGGGCACAACAGCAGCACTGGTTTCCGCATATCGATCCTGACCGGCCGCGCCCGCTTGATCCGGCGCGCTACCTGCTGCAAAGCCTCTGGCTGCTGGTGACATTACCCTGGGGACCGCCGAAATCGGCGCGGCGCCAGCGTTTTGCCCGTATCCGCGCATTGCGTGGACGCTGGTATCACTGGCTTGATACCTTGCCGGAACGCGTGACGCATCGTACGGGTCATCTCGATCACAAAAAAGAGCTTAGCCATATCAGCCCGCACCTGCGGCGCTTTATTTTAGGCGTCATTGTGGTGTTTTCGCTGATCCTCGCCCTGCTGTGCATTACGCAGCCGTTTAACCCGCTGGCGCAGTTTGTTTTCCTGGTGTTGCTGTGGGGTGTTGCACTGCTGGTGCGCCGTATTCCGGGACGCTTTTCAGCGCTGATGCTGATTGTGCTGTCGCTGACTGTCTCTTGTCGCTATATCTGGTGGCGCTATACCTCAACCCTCAACTGGGACGATCCGGTCAGCCTGGTGTGCGGCCTGGTGCTGCTGTTTGCCGAAACTTACGCCTGGATAGTGCTGGTGCTGGGCTATTTCCAGGTCGCCTGGCCGCTGAACCGCCAGCCGGTGCCGCTGCCGAAAGATATGTCGTTGTGGCCGTCGGTAGATATTTTCGTGCCGACCTATAACGAAGATCTCAGTGTGGTGAAAAACACCATTTACGCGTCGCTCGGTATCGACTGGCCGAAAGACAAACTTAAAATCTGGATCCTCGATGATGGCGGCCGCGAAGAGTTTCGCCAGTTCGCCAGCATGGTGGGCGTGGAGTATATCGCCCGCACGACGCATGAACATGCGAAAGCCGGGAACATCAATAACGCGCTGAAATATGCGAAGGGCGAGTTTGTCTCGATTTTCGACTGCGACCACGTTCCGACGCGCTCTTTCCTGCAAATGACTATGGGCTGGTTCCTGAAAGAGAAAAAGCTGGCGATGATGCAGACGCCGCACCACTTCTTCTCGCCGGATCCGTTTGAACGTAACCTCGGACGCTTTCGTAAAACGCCTAACGAAGGCACGCTGTTCTATGGTCTGGTGCAGGACGGCAACGACATGTGGGATGCCACTTTCTTCTGCGGCTCCTGCGCGGTTATTCGTCGTGGGCCGCTGGATCAGATTGGCGGGATTGCGGTGGAAACCGTCACTGAAGATGCACATACCTCACTGCGTTTACACCGCCTTGGGCATACCTCTGCGTATATGCGTATTCCGCAGGCGGCAGGGCTGGCGACCGAGAGCCTTTCGGCGCACATTGGTCAGCGTATTCGCTGGGCGCGCGGCATGGTGCAGATTTTCCGCCTCGATAACCCACTGTTTGGTAAAGGGCTGAAACTGCCGCAGCGGCTGTGTTACGTCAACGCCATGTTCCACTTCTTATCGGGCATCCCGCGGCTGATCTTTCTGACTGCGCCGCTGGCATTTCTGCTGTTACATGCCTACATCATTTACGCCCCGGCGCTGATGATCGCCCTGTTCGTGCTGCCGCATATGATTCACGCCAGCCTGACGAACTCGAAGATTCAGGGGAAATATCGCCACTCTTTCTGGAGCGAGATCTACGAAACGGTGCTGGCATGGTATATCGCGCCGCCTACGCTGGTGGCGCTGTTCAACCCACACAAAGGCAAATTTAACGTCACCGCCAAAGGCGGGCTGGTGGAAGAGGAGTACGTGGACTGGGTGATCTCCCGTCCTTACATCTTCCTGGTTCTGCTTAACCTGGTAGGTGTGCTGGTGGGGATCTGGCGCTATTTCTACGGCCCGGAGAACGAAGTGCTCACCGTGTTCGTCAGTATGGCCTGGGTGTTCTACAACATGGTTATTCTTGGCGGCGCAGTAGCGGTATCGGTCGAAAGCAAACAGGTGCGCCGCGCGCACCGTGTCGAAATCTCCATGCCAGCGGCCATTGCCCGCGAAGATGGTCATCTCTTCTCCTGTACCGTCCATGACTTCTCCGACGGCGGTCTGGGCATCAAGATTAATGGCCAGGCGCAGGTGCTGGAAGGGCAGAAAGTGAACCTGCTGCTGAAACGTGGTCAGCAAGAGTATGCGTTTCCGACTACGGTAGCGCGTGTCATTGGCAATGAGGTCGGTCTGCAACTGATGCCGCTCACCACCAAACAACATATCGATTTTGTGCAGTGTACCTTTGCCCGTGCAGACACATGGGCGCTGTGGCAGGACAGCTTCCCGGAAGATAAACCTCTGGAAAGTCTGTTTGATATTTTAAAACTGGGTTTCCGCGGCTATCGCCATCTCGCGGAATTTGCTCCGCCGTCCGTCAAAGTGATTTTCCGCTCATTCACCGATCTGGTGGCCTGGGTGGTGTCATTTAT
Above is a genomic segment from Kosakonia radicincitans DSM 16656 containing:
- the bcsD gene encoding cellulose biosynthesis protein BcsD, yielding MMTHTSDTPLLLWFQQQQTAPGWFDLLSVMIDGMVNNVGEAESLPFLRQMGDAMAERTPLPPSETVGELEANINAQLALFNWGFIDIDTRDDGLAFRHQGLPVAREEAHRKRWCFAFCAVLEGLYTRWMQEQGGAAGLVFTRERLYSVSDVLFRYANPSE
- a CDS encoding glycosyl hydrolase family 8, producing MLKRVFAALVVMVSLLFTSFSQASAAWDSYKARFLMPDGRVVDTGNKSVSHTEGQGYAMLMAVASDDRAAFDSMWNWTNKTLRNKDNGLFFWRYNPVEADPVADKNDATDGDVLLAWALLKAGQRWNVPAYTSASDAITQAVLKHTVVSYAGYRVMLPGANGFNLNTYVNLNPAYFIFPAWQDFAKRSHQVVWRDLIADGQKLLGKMRFGKAQLPTDWVSLAADGKLSPAKEWPPRMSYDAIRIPLYISWQDPQSALLMPWRSWWQGFSRNQTPAWVNVATNETAPYMMNDGLLAVRDLTLGEPLAEPQITAQDDYYSASLKMLVWLAQQR
- the bcsG gene encoding cellulose biosynthesis protein BcsG, whose translation is MTNSSMTTSTPSPLWQYWRGLSGWNFYFLLKFGLLWAGYLNFHPLLNLVFMAFLLMPLPRMRLHRLRHWIALPIGFGLFWHDTWLPGPESMMSQGSQVAGFSADYLLDLVTRFINWQMIGGVFVLLVAWLFLSQWIRVTVFVVAIMIWLNVLTLTGPAFNLWPGGQPTTTVTTTGGGAAATVAAAGDTPVVGDMPAQTAPPTTENLNAYLASFYASEEKRQSTFPAQLPADAQPFDLLVINICSLSWDDIEAAGLMSHPLWSHFDIVFKHFNSATAYSGPAAIRLLRASCGQSSHKNLYQQANNQCYLFDNLAKLGFTQQLMMDHNGEFGGFLKEIRDNGGVQVPLMDQSGLPPVLLSFDGSPVYDDTAVLNRWMESDSFKQGQRTATFYNLLPLHDGNHYPGDRKTADYKLRAQKLFDELDAFFTQLEKSGRKVMVVLVPEHGAALKGDKMQVSGLRDIPSPSITNVPTAIKFFGMKAPHQGAPIEINQPSSFLAISELVTRVLDGKIFTEDSVNWQQLTSNLPQTAPVSENANAIVLQYQNKPYVRLNGGDWVPYPQ
- the bcsF gene encoding cellulose biosynthesis protein BcsF, encoding MMSVSDIVQLIIFCALIFFPLGYLARHWIRPIRSAFRILFTRPRYVKPAGILRRESFVKADRKHD
- the bcsE gene encoding cellulose biosynthesis c-di-GMP-binding protein BcsE is translated as MDPIFSIGIQSLWDELRHMPTGGVWWLNADRETDAVSLINQTIAQQDTEANVAVIGMDHDLRGILKLDKDHGPQKIRLFSMPNQSNSLYFFARDLLCTIEPENYLLILLCANNAWQNVPGPKIHQWLEKTHEWAKYHNCTLLVINPGNNNDKQASILMSEYRSLFGLASLRYQNGMHLYDVAWWCNEKGISARQQLILHHHDDRWQLAKQEETAVQPRSDEKRILSNVAVLEGAPPLSEYWSLFETNEALFEEARSSQAATLIFSLAQNNQIDSIARQVHTLRRQRGSGLKIIVRESQASLRATDERLLLGCGANMVIPWNAPLSRCLTLIESVQGQQFNRLVPEDITTLLSMTQPLKLRGYQPWNIFCDAISNMVNNQLLPPDGKGVMVALRPVPGIRVEQALTLCRPNRVGDIVSMSDNRLVLFLSFCRVNDLDTALNHIFPLPTADIFSNRMVWFEDNQIAAELVQMRMLTPEKLAKPLPDTAGMKKVINAEHDGTGWRRIPEPYRLFSDTTERTS
- the bcsR gene encoding cellulose biosynthesis protein BcsR; its protein translation is MHNNEPKTQTDPTLGYTFQNDFLALSKAFSLPEIDYADISQREQLAAAIKRWPLLAELSRQQ
- the bcsQ gene encoding cellulose biosynthesis protein BcsQ — its product is MAILGLQGIRGGVGTTSITAALAWSLQLLGESVLVIDASPDNLLRLSFNVDFASRGGWARSVLDGQDWRDAGLRYTSQLDVLPFGQLTTNEWDVIHQHDALNQLAALLQALKTQQQYHWVLIDLPHGFSPLTRQFVAACDHVFTIIKPDINCHIRLHQQPLPAGSHILINDLRIGSQLQDDLWQVWLQSQTRILPTTIHRDEALAECLASKQPLGEYRSDSLAAEEMVTLANWCLLHCAKPREGGEREGSRP
- the bcsA gene encoding UDP-forming cellulose synthase catalytic subunit; translation: MSGPASWLLIPPVSARLRARYQHYRQHGASWFSAASGCFWVILAWLFIPLEHPRWQQLRAQQQHWFPHIDPDRPRPLDPARYLLQSLWLLVTLPWGPPKSARRQRFARIRALRGRWYHWLDTLPERVTHRTGHLDHKKELSHISPHLRRFILGVIVVFSLILALLCITQPFNPLAQFVFLVLLWGVALLVRRIPGRFSALMLIVLSLTVSCRYIWWRYTSTLNWDDPVSLVCGLVLLFAETYAWIVLVLGYFQVAWPLNRQPVPLPKDMSLWPSVDIFVPTYNEDLSVVKNTIYASLGIDWPKDKLKIWILDDGGREEFRQFASMVGVEYIARTTHEHAKAGNINNALKYAKGEFVSIFDCDHVPTRSFLQMTMGWFLKEKKLAMMQTPHHFFSPDPFERNLGRFRKTPNEGTLFYGLVQDGNDMWDATFFCGSCAVIRRGPLDQIGGIAVETVTEDAHTSLRLHRLGHTSAYMRIPQAAGLATESLSAHIGQRIRWARGMVQIFRLDNPLFGKGLKLPQRLCYVNAMFHFLSGIPRLIFLTAPLAFLLLHAYIIYAPALMIALFVLPHMIHASLTNSKIQGKYRHSFWSEIYETVLAWYIAPPTLVALFNPHKGKFNVTAKGGLVEEEYVDWVISRPYIFLVLLNLVGVLVGIWRYFYGPENEVLTVFVSMAWVFYNMVILGGAVAVSVESKQVRRAHRVEISMPAAIAREDGHLFSCTVHDFSDGGLGIKINGQAQVLEGQKVNLLLKRGQQEYAFPTTVARVIGNEVGLQLMPLTTKQHIDFVQCTFARADTWALWQDSFPEDKPLESLFDILKLGFRGYRHLAEFAPPSVKVIFRSFTDLVAWVVSFIPRRPARNMAVQQPTT